Proteins encoded within one genomic window of Parolsenella massiliensis:
- a CDS encoding HAD-IC family P-type ATPase has translation MSDENTEDIVAPELRGLSSEEVAQRLADGLTNAYAGPKTKSVGQIAAEHTFTLFNGVNLVLAGLVALTGSWRNLSYIVVVFANLFIGVFQEVRSKRTIDKLSILAERPVIIRRDGRDVCVSHEEVVLDDLLVLSRGDQIPADAQVVWGEAGVNESLLTGESRPVTKVVGSELMSGSFLDSGTLVARVTRVGADSYASRINAEAKYVKGAKSEIMATLNMIIRWATWLLAPIGILLFLRTLQDGSTINQAILTTVAALVGMIPQGLVLLTSSVLAISTARLARKSVLIQQFYCIEMLARVDVLCLDKTGTITSGSMDFEQSVGVCGHDSSEVELAAAAIVRASAHDANETATAIIRHATEVSIDAPAAERAIGFSSARKYSGCVLGDGRALVMGAAQFVFSGGVPDEVAQALAQTGERARTLVVAECDGFDADGNLLGVARPLGILSLSDHIRANAPATIAYFVEQGVTLNVISGDDPRTVAGIAAEAGVPDADKWVDASTLTTPEALKRAAMSYHVFGRVTPQQKRELVQALRHAGHTVAMTGDGVNDVLALREADCSVAMASGSDAARNVAEVVLVDNDFAHMPAVVAEGRRSINNLQRSASLFLVKTVFSAVLALLCALIPPYPFQPVQMSLISTAIIGIPSFVLALEPNRERVRGSFLGNVLARSMPGSIAVILAVGVASGVLERFGLSRMEVSTVCVLLTCLVGFSLIVRISLPLNAPRSALLVVVVGIIAFGCTVAGHFFEISPLTPTMLAAIAVIGAAALVIFNLLFNRGVELARGDEGYESFMRTIENHNERRDDHGSDQHC, from the coding sequence TTGAGCGACGAGAACACCGAAGACATCGTTGCGCCCGAGCTTCGCGGCCTCTCGTCCGAAGAGGTGGCCCAGCGTCTGGCAGACGGTCTCACGAACGCCTATGCGGGGCCCAAGACCAAGTCGGTTGGCCAGATCGCGGCCGAGCACACCTTCACGCTCTTCAATGGCGTCAACCTCGTGCTTGCGGGCCTCGTGGCCCTCACGGGCTCCTGGCGAAACCTCTCCTACATCGTGGTCGTGTTCGCCAACCTCTTCATCGGCGTATTCCAGGAGGTTCGCTCCAAGCGCACGATCGACAAGCTCTCCATCCTGGCCGAGCGCCCCGTCATCATCAGGAGGGATGGGCGAGACGTCTGCGTCTCTCACGAGGAGGTCGTGCTCGATGACCTTCTCGTGCTGTCACGCGGCGACCAGATCCCGGCCGACGCCCAGGTCGTATGGGGCGAGGCGGGCGTTAACGAGAGCCTGCTCACCGGTGAGAGCAGGCCGGTGACGAAGGTCGTGGGCTCCGAGCTCATGAGCGGCAGCTTCCTCGACTCGGGCACGCTCGTGGCCCGCGTGACGCGCGTGGGCGCCGACAGCTACGCCTCGCGTATCAACGCCGAGGCCAAGTACGTCAAGGGCGCCAAGTCAGAGATCATGGCCACGCTCAACATGATCATTCGGTGGGCCACCTGGCTGCTCGCCCCCATCGGCATCTTGCTGTTCCTGCGCACGCTGCAGGACGGCTCCACCATCAACCAGGCCATCCTCACCACGGTCGCGGCGCTTGTGGGCATGATCCCGCAGGGCCTCGTGCTGCTCACGTCATCGGTGCTCGCCATCTCGACGGCGCGCCTTGCCCGGAAGAGCGTGCTCATCCAGCAGTTCTACTGCATCGAGATGCTTGCGCGCGTCGACGTGCTGTGCCTGGACAAGACGGGCACCATCACCTCCGGCTCCATGGACTTCGAGCAAAGCGTGGGCGTGTGCGGCCACGACTCCTCCGAGGTGGAGCTCGCCGCGGCGGCGATCGTTCGTGCGAGCGCGCACGACGCCAACGAGACGGCAACGGCCATCATTCGCCACGCCACCGAGGTGAGCATAGACGCACCAGCCGCCGAGCGCGCCATCGGCTTCTCGAGCGCCCGCAAGTACTCGGGGTGCGTCCTTGGCGACGGGCGCGCGCTCGTCATGGGCGCCGCCCAGTTCGTCTTCTCAGGCGGCGTCCCCGATGAGGTTGCGCAAGCGCTTGCCCAGACGGGGGAGCGCGCCCGCACGCTCGTCGTGGCTGAGTGCGACGGCTTCGATGCGGACGGCAACCTGTTGGGCGTGGCGCGCCCGCTGGGGATCCTGTCGCTGTCCGACCACATCCGTGCAAACGCCCCCGCGACGATCGCCTACTTCGTGGAGCAGGGCGTGACGCTCAACGTCATCTCCGGAGACGATCCCCGCACGGTTGCCGGCATCGCCGCCGAGGCCGGCGTGCCGGATGCCGACAAGTGGGTGGACGCCTCCACGCTCACCACGCCCGAGGCCCTCAAGCGCGCCGCCATGTCCTACCACGTGTTCGGCCGCGTCACGCCGCAGCAGAAGCGCGAGCTCGTGCAGGCCCTGCGCCATGCGGGCCATACCGTTGCCATGACGGGCGACGGCGTGAACGACGTGCTTGCCCTGCGCGAGGCCGACTGCTCGGTTGCCATGGCATCGGGCTCCGACGCGGCGAGAAACGTCGCCGAGGTGGTGCTTGTCGACAACGACTTCGCCCACATGCCCGCCGTCGTTGCCGAGGGGCGGCGCTCCATCAACAACCTGCAGCGCTCGGCGTCGCTGTTCCTCGTGAAGACGGTGTTCTCGGCCGTGCTCGCACTTCTGTGCGCGCTCATCCCACCCTACCCGTTCCAGCCCGTCCAGATGTCGCTCATCTCCACCGCCATCATCGGCATTCCGTCGTTCGTGCTTGCGCTCGAGCCCAACCGCGAGCGCGTGAGGGGAAGCTTTTTGGGCAACGTCCTCGCTCGCTCGATGCCCGGCTCCATTGCGGTCATCCTGGCCGTTGGCGTGGCATCTGGCGTGCTCGAGCGCTTCGGGCTCTCGCGCATGGAGGTCTCCACCGTCTGCGTGCTGCTCACCTGTCTGGTGGGCTTCAGCCTCATCGTGCGCATCTCGCTGCCGCTGAATGCCCCGCGCTCCGCGCTTCTGGTGGTGGTGGTGGGAATCATCGCGTTCGGGTGCACGGTTGCGGGGCATTTCTTCGAGATCAGCCCGCTTACGCCCACGATGCTCGCTGCAATCGCGGTCATAGGCGCCGCGGCGCTTGTCATTTTCAACCTTCTGTTCAATCGAGGCGTGGAGCTTGCCCGCGGTGACGAGGGGTACGAGAGCTTCATGAGGACCATCGAGAACCACAACGAGAGGCGGGACGACCATGGATCAGACCAACATTGCTAG
- the acnA gene encoding aconitate hydratase AcnA, whose product MDQTNIASAIASARSGRVLKAGSHERRIVDVSGIPGVGELPACLVVLLENVIRRAESDEQATLAASRILEAAQRGEAGEEIEFMPARVLFQDFTGVPVFVDFAAMRDAMVERGGDPRAVNPRIPCTLVIDHSVTADVTGCASAVADNLAIEADRNRERFSFLKWASNSFDNVRIVPPGRGICHQLNIERFCEVVSTDALWTGSGELACFDTVVGTDSHTPTANGIGVLGWGVGGIEAEAAALGQPISMRVPEAVGLHLTGQLGDGVSAMDLALTVAERLRAEGVVGCLVEAFGPGVSTLTVTQRACVSNMTPEYGATSTLFPIDDNVLDYLRLTGRNPSDIEFVEAYARAQGVFGSREDRRYARVIELDLGSVEISLAGPSRPHNRVTPAGLKQRFEEASTSHGHADTGERWSVSCVDGHDYEIGHGALAIAAITSCTTATDPAMMVAAGLAARHAREAGLAPKPWVKRILAPGSHAASLILERAGLLDDLRAVGFSTCGFGCMSCIGNSGEILSCLKPLASEVELASVLSGNRNFDGRISPDVAQNFLAQPALVVAYSLVGTMDVDLSRDAIGASANGVPVYLADIMPTSGEIQAVLDEVLAPDVYLRGMEGLMEGEPSWRAIDSAESATFAWDASSTYVRRPPYFEIARKQPHVGVEGARALALFGDFVTTDHISPAGAISPDSPCARYLSEHGVAQGDFNTYGSRRGNHECMARGTFANVKLDNRLAGRPGPLTLDQRTGELASVFDAAEDYASAGVPLVIVAGRMYGSGSSRDWAAKGPLLLGVRAVIAESFERIHRSNLVQMGILPLEFIEGEGAATLGLDGREVYDIEPVDLSGGLPARPRTTVTATRADGTRVTFDCVVRVDTALEGAFLRSGGILPYVLEELS is encoded by the coding sequence ATGGATCAGACCAACATTGCTAGCGCCATCGCAAGCGCCCGTTCGGGTCGCGTGCTCAAGGCAGGCTCGCACGAGCGGCGCATCGTCGACGTGTCGGGCATCCCCGGGGTGGGCGAGCTGCCCGCCTGCCTCGTCGTTCTTCTCGAGAACGTGATTCGTCGCGCCGAGTCCGACGAGCAGGCCACGCTTGCCGCCTCACGTATCCTCGAGGCGGCCCAGAGGGGCGAGGCGGGCGAGGAGATCGAGTTCATGCCGGCCCGCGTGCTTTTCCAGGACTTCACGGGCGTGCCGGTGTTCGTTGACTTCGCGGCCATGAGAGACGCCATGGTCGAGCGCGGGGGAGACCCGCGGGCCGTGAACCCGCGCATCCCCTGCACGCTCGTCATCGACCACTCCGTGACGGCAGACGTCACTGGGTGCGCAAGCGCCGTCGCCGACAACCTCGCCATCGAGGCCGATCGCAACCGCGAGCGCTTCTCGTTCCTCAAGTGGGCGAGCAACTCGTTTGACAACGTGAGGATCGTCCCGCCGGGACGCGGCATCTGCCACCAGCTCAACATCGAGCGCTTCTGCGAGGTTGTCTCCACCGATGCCCTCTGGACAGGCTCCGGCGAGCTCGCGTGCTTCGACACCGTCGTGGGCACCGACTCGCACACGCCCACGGCCAACGGCATCGGCGTGCTCGGATGGGGCGTAGGCGGCATCGAGGCCGAGGCAGCCGCACTGGGCCAGCCCATCTCCATGCGCGTGCCCGAGGCCGTGGGCCTGCACCTCACGGGCCAGCTCGGTGACGGCGTCTCTGCCATGGACCTTGCCCTCACGGTGGCCGAGCGCCTGCGTGCCGAGGGCGTCGTGGGCTGCCTTGTCGAGGCGTTTGGCCCGGGCGTCTCTACTCTCACAGTGACGCAGCGCGCCTGCGTGTCCAACATGACCCCGGAGTACGGAGCCACCTCGACCCTCTTCCCGATTGACGACAACGTGCTCGACTACCTGCGCCTCACCGGCCGCAACCCCTCTGACATCGAGTTCGTCGAGGCGTACGCGCGTGCCCAGGGCGTGTTTGGGTCGCGCGAGGACCGCCGCTATGCGCGCGTCATCGAGCTCGACCTCGGAAGCGTCGAGATTTCGCTGGCCGGTCCCTCGCGACCGCACAACCGCGTGACGCCTGCGGGCCTCAAGCAGCGCTTCGAGGAGGCGAGCACGTCCCATGGCCATGCGGACACGGGGGAGCGCTGGAGCGTCTCGTGCGTGGACGGCCATGACTACGAGATCGGCCACGGCGCGCTTGCCATCGCGGCCATCACGAGCTGCACCACGGCGACCGACCCGGCGATGATGGTCGCCGCGGGCCTGGCGGCCAGGCATGCGCGCGAGGCGGGACTTGCACCCAAGCCCTGGGTCAAGCGCATCCTTGCGCCGGGCAGCCACGCGGCGTCTCTCATCCTCGAGCGTGCCGGCCTTCTCGACGACCTTCGCGCCGTGGGCTTCTCCACGTGCGGCTTTGGCTGCATGAGCTGCATCGGAAACTCTGGCGAGATCCTCTCGTGCCTCAAGCCCCTTGCCTCTGAGGTCGAGCTTGCGAGCGTGCTGTCCGGAAACCGCAACTTCGACGGCAGGATCTCCCCGGACGTTGCCCAGAACTTCCTCGCGCAGCCCGCGCTCGTCGTCGCCTACTCGCTCGTGGGAACGATGGACGTCGACCTGTCTCGTGACGCAATCGGCGCCTCCGCCAACGGTGTGCCCGTCTACCTCGCCGACATCATGCCGACGTCTGGCGAGATCCAGGCTGTGCTTGATGAGGTTCTCGCCCCGGATGTGTATCTCCGTGGCATGGAGGGCCTCATGGAGGGGGAGCCCTCGTGGCGGGCAATCGACTCCGCCGAGTCCGCGACGTTTGCCTGGGACGCCTCCTCGACCTACGTGCGCCGTCCTCCCTACTTCGAGATCGCTCGCAAGCAGCCGCACGTGGGCGTCGAGGGCGCGCGTGCACTCGCCCTGTTCGGGGACTTCGTGACGACCGACCACATCTCCCCGGCGGGCGCCATCTCGCCCGACTCCCCGTGCGCCCGCTACCTGAGTGAGCACGGCGTTGCCCAGGGCGACTTCAACACATATGGCTCGCGCCGCGGAAACCACGAGTGCATGGCCCGCGGCACCTTCGCAAACGTCAAGCTCGACAACAGGCTTGCCGGCCGTCCGGGACCGCTCACCCTTGACCAGCGGACCGGTGAGCTCGCAAGCGTCTTTGACGCGGCCGAGGACTACGCGAGCGCGGGCGTGCCGCTCGTCATCGTGGCGGGGCGCATGTACGGGTCTGGCTCAAGCAGGGACTGGGCGGCCAAGGGTCCGCTGCTTCTCGGCGTTCGTGCCGTCATTGCCGAGAGCTTCGAGCGCATCCACCGCTCCAACCTTGTCCAGATGGGAATTCTCCCGCTTGAGTTTATTGAGGGAGAGGGTGCTGCGACCCTTGGCCTGGACGGCAGGGAGGTCTACGATATCGAACCCGTCGACCTCTCGGGCGGTCTTCCGGCCCGCCCGCGCACGACCGTGACCGCCACGCGAGCCGACGGCACACGCGTCACGTTCGACTGTGTCGTCCGCGTCGACACCGCCCTCGAGGGAGCGTTCCTTCGCAGCGGCGGCATCCTTCCCTATGTGCTGGAGGAGCTTTCGTGA
- a CDS encoding zinc ribbon domain-containing protein, producing the protein MRCPSCGSEIANGLDVCPACHANLSATRVMPKLRGTWCPSCGALVPAGQPACPKCGMPVSAAPATLASDELDRRIAEERRLERERTSTLPRIESAIPSEPDPRVEGAYGRERLPHTKVFALAVIASLLVVGGAALVITHPWDPTLTDTRATTPADTSQAGFPGTVDRLAGQDSSASDSSTVVSADEATFSSLTSSYEALADLSARADELESRLDDVGVSGSAEERAQGEQDAKQLSLDVSNEASAIANIDVQTTGTYTDQKANVSTLASWLRNRVEAIYSAWQLSAGSDDPAADKQKILAPMSGNRESDGSESYVNLFKKNYDAWKPEQR; encoded by the coding sequence GTGAGATGCCCTTCTTGCGGGTCAGAGATAGCCAACGGGCTTGACGTCTGTCCCGCCTGCCATGCAAACCTGTCTGCCACGCGCGTCATGCCCAAGCTCAGGGGCACGTGGTGCCCGTCGTGCGGCGCCCTTGTGCCCGCCGGTCAGCCCGCGTGTCCCAAGTGCGGCATGCCCGTCTCGGCCGCGCCAGCCACCTTGGCGTCCGACGAGCTTGACCGCCGCATAGCCGAGGAGCGCCGCCTCGAACGCGAGCGGACGTCGACCCTGCCTCGCATCGAGAGCGCCATTCCCTCCGAGCCCGACCCGCGCGTCGAGGGCGCCTACGGAAGGGAGCGCCTGCCGCACACGAAGGTCTTCGCCCTCGCCGTCATCGCGAGCTTGCTTGTGGTGGGCGGCGCCGCGCTCGTCATCACGCATCCTTGGGACCCAACTCTCACCGACACGCGGGCAACCACGCCCGCCGACACGTCGCAGGCTGGGTTCCCCGGCACGGTGGACAGGCTGGCGGGCCAGGACTCGAGCGCGAGCGACTCCTCTACGGTCGTCTCGGCCGACGAGGCCACGTTTTCCTCGCTCACGTCGTCCTACGAGGCGCTCGCAGACCTCTCGGCTCGCGCCGACGAGCTTGAGAGCCGCCTCGACGACGTGGGGGTCTCCGGAAGCGCCGAGGAGCGTGCCCAGGGCGAGCAGGACGCCAAGCAGCTTTCTCTCGACGTGAGCAACGAGGCGTCTGCCATCGCCAACATCGACGTCCAGACGACGGGCACCTACACGGACCAGAAGGCCAACGTCTCCACGCTCGCCAGCTGGCTGCGCAACCGCGTCGAGGCAATCTACTCGGCCTGGCAGCTCTCGGCCGGAAGCGATGACCCCGCTGCCGACAAGCAGAAGATCCTCGCGCCCATGTCGGGCAACCGTGAGAGCGATGGCTCGGAGTCCTACGTGAACCTGTTCAAGAAGAACTACGACGCGTGGAAGCCCGAGCAGCGCTAG
- a CDS encoding peptidylprolyl isomerase, protein MFGIPDPLYTPEYDVQGDEVAVLITSKGTIRVRLDGEGAPIHVANFCELASSGFYDDLKFHRYVPGFVIQGGCPNTRDMTPQEVASGRPGRDGMPGTGGPGYRIKHEFDTNPRNSHVDGALAMARSQHPDSAGSQFYFCLGPQHMLDDGYTVFGTTLEGLDVIGKLRAGDVIESIRIEHVAL, encoded by the coding sequence ATGTTCGGCATTCCCGATCCCCTCTACACCCCCGAGTACGACGTCCAGGGCGACGAGGTCGCCGTCCTCATCACGTCCAAGGGCACGATTCGCGTTCGTCTCGACGGCGAGGGTGCCCCCATCCACGTCGCGAACTTCTGCGAGCTCGCCAGCAGCGGCTTCTATGACGACCTCAAGTTCCACCGCTACGTCCCCGGCTTCGTCATCCAGGGCGGCTGCCCCAACACGCGCGACATGACCCCCCAGGAGGTCGCCTCCGGACGTCCCGGCCGCGACGGCATGCCCGGCACCGGTGGCCCGGGGTATCGCATCAAGCACGAGTTCGACACGAACCCGCGCAACAGCCACGTTGACGGCGCACTCGCCATGGCCCGCTCCCAGCACCCCGATTCCGCCGGCTCGCAGTTCTACTTCTGCCTTGGCCCGCAGCACATGCTCGACGATGGGTATACCGTCTTTGGCACGACGCTCGAGGGTCTCGACGTCATCGGCAAGCTTCGCGCCGGAGACGTGATCGAGTCCATTCGCATCGAGCACGTCGCCCTCTAG
- a CDS encoding tetratricopeptide repeat protein gives MNTQAFDTAKSLYKSGDWAGAVSALASVKGAGEVCGEADHLRGNALMKLGMFAEAAQAYGEALADASYGHVGALNCNRGRALVASGNDAQAEACFQAAVADPSYPTPYKAYQALGNLYTKRGQALEAGTAWRSAAIDEANPDPSGALLKLGSCFMTLGRPDDAVEAYRTALDFSGDNSQAKIYAELGLAYMASNRIAEAADAFTKAAADPTYQLTGEQQVSFTAAQRALAAKQGTQPSETEQMLAGTGYGAADLAANDGFGPTTASYDPLDPMGRSGEFIPSPEDTGFFSVTEEDLMAADKDDRKARRKHGHRGLKVFLTILVVLVILGGAGGFAFYKGYGWPTQEAVVSDMFSAAAAGDDISPYLADSVTSDARSEISSIMPAGATSTVSGVDRSMASSTVLVTSSLASGGSQSYEVTMARSGLGWKVTGVKLSFSSQGSASGATTTTGQLATTGTSSSN, from the coding sequence TTGAATACACAGGCTTTCGATACAGCTAAGTCCCTTTACAAGAGCGGCGACTGGGCTGGCGCCGTCTCAGCTCTTGCCAGCGTCAAGGGCGCCGGCGAGGTCTGCGGCGAGGCGGACCACCTGCGCGGCAACGCCCTCATGAAGCTCGGCATGTTCGCCGAGGCCGCCCAGGCCTACGGTGAGGCCCTCGCTGACGCTTCTTACGGCCACGTGGGTGCGCTCAACTGCAACAGGGGCCGCGCGCTCGTCGCCTCCGGCAACGATGCCCAGGCCGAGGCCTGCTTCCAGGCTGCCGTCGCTGACCCGAGCTACCCCACGCCCTACAAGGCCTATCAGGCGCTCGGAAATCTCTACACCAAGCGTGGCCAGGCCCTCGAGGCCGGCACCGCCTGGCGAAGCGCCGCCATCGACGAGGCGAACCCGGACCCCTCCGGCGCCCTTCTCAAGCTTGGTTCCTGCTTCATGACGCTTGGCCGTCCGGATGACGCCGTCGAGGCGTATCGCACGGCCCTCGACTTCTCTGGCGACAACAGCCAGGCGAAGATCTACGCCGAGCTCGGGCTTGCCTACATGGCCTCCAACCGCATCGCCGAGGCCGCCGACGCCTTCACCAAGGCCGCGGCCGACCCCACCTACCAGCTCACGGGCGAGCAGCAGGTCTCGTTCACGGCCGCCCAGAGGGCGCTTGCCGCCAAGCAGGGCACCCAGCCCTCCGAGACCGAGCAAATGCTCGCCGGCACCGGCTACGGCGCAGCCGACCTTGCCGCCAACGACGGCTTTGGCCCCACCACGGCCTCGTATGACCCGCTCGATCCCATGGGCCGCTCCGGCGAGTTCATCCCCAGCCCCGAGGACACGGGCTTCTTCTCCGTCACGGAGGAGGACCTCATGGCTGCCGACAAGGACGACCGCAAGGCTCGCCGCAAGCACGGCCACCGCGGTCTCAAGGTCTTCCTGACCATCCTCGTCGTGCTCGTCATCCTCGGCGGCGCGGGTGGCTTTGCCTTCTACAAGGGCTATGGCTGGCCCACGCAGGAGGCTGTCGTCTCTGACATGTTCTCCGCGGCGGCTGCGGGAGACGACATCTCGCCTTACCTGGCAGACTCCGTCACTTCGGACGCCCGCTCCGAGATTAGCTCCATCATGCCCGCGGGCGCCACGTCCACCGTCTCGGGCGTCGACCGCTCCATGGCCTCCTCGACGGTCCTCGTGACCTCAAGCCTGGCCTCCGGCGGCTCGCAGTCCTATGAGGTCACGATGGCCAGAAGCGGCCTTGGCTGGAAGGTCACGGGCGTCAAGCTGTCGTTCTCCTCGCAGGGTTCTGCCTCCGGCGCCACGACGACCACCGGCCAGCTTGCCACGACGGGCACCTCCTCGAGCAACTAG
- a CDS encoding rod shape-determining protein encodes MSFLDSIFGEYGGDLAIDLGTANTLVSVRGEGIVINEPSVVAIDQSEERVLAVGADAKRMVGRTPGSIKAIRPLKDGVISDFDVTEVMLRYFIEKASKRRYPWSPRPRVVVCVPSGVTSVEKRAVFEATIQAGARQAFLIEEPMAAAIGSNLPIEDPTGTMVVDIGGGTTEVAVIAMGGIVVSQSIRTAGDEFDQVILEHVRDAYNLSIGERTAEDIKIKVGSAAPLKEELDVEVNGRDVMSGLPKTVRIESEEIRRALNSPLDQVTKAVKDALDVTPPDLASDLMYYGIMLTGGGGLLRGLDQRLREETGVPVNVSPTALENVVLGCAKVLEANALSGGFVQSSGK; translated from the coding sequence ATGTCATTCCTAGACTCCATATTCGGCGAGTACGGCGGTGACCTCGCCATCGATCTCGGCACGGCCAACACGCTCGTGTCCGTGCGCGGCGAGGGCATCGTCATCAACGAGCCGTCCGTCGTCGCCATCGACCAGAGCGAGGAGCGCGTGCTTGCCGTTGGCGCGGACGCCAAGCGCATGGTGGGACGCACCCCTGGCTCCATCAAGGCGATCAGGCCGCTCAAGGACGGCGTTATCTCCGACTTCGACGTCACCGAGGTCATGCTTCGCTACTTCATCGAGAAGGCCTCCAAGCGCCGCTATCCCTGGAGTCCGCGCCCCCGCGTCGTCGTGTGCGTCCCCTCGGGCGTCACGTCGGTCGAGAAGCGCGCCGTCTTCGAGGCCACGATCCAGGCCGGAGCTCGCCAGGCGTTCCTCATCGAGGAGCCCATGGCTGCCGCCATCGGCTCCAACCTGCCCATCGAGGACCCGACGGGCACCATGGTGGTCGACATCGGCGGCGGCACCACCGAGGTCGCCGTCATCGCCATGGGTGGCATCGTTGTCTCTCAGTCGATTCGCACGGCCGGAGACGAGTTCGACCAGGTCATCCTCGAGCACGTCCGTGACGCGTACAACCTCTCCATCGGCGAGCGCACGGCCGAGGACATCAAGATCAAGGTGGGCTCTGCCGCGCCCCTCAAGGAGGAGCTCGACGTCGAGGTCAACGGCCGCGACGTCATGAGTGGACTTCCCAAGACCGTGCGCATCGAGTCCGAGGAGATCCGCCGCGCCCTCAACTCGCCGCTCGACCAGGTGACGAAGGCGGTCAAGGACGCCTTGGACGTCACGCCCCCCGACCTCGCGAGCGACCTCATGTACTACGGCATCATGCTCACGGGTGGTGGCGGACTGCTTCGCGGTCTTGACCAGCGCCTTCGCGAGGAGACCGGCGTCCCCGTCAACGTGAGCCCCACGGCGCTCGAGAACGTCGTGCTGGGCTGCGCCAAGGTGCTCGAGGCCAACGCGCTGTCCGGCGGCTTCGTGCAGAGCTCGGGCAAGTAG
- the mreC gene encoding rod shape-determining protein MreC, protein MAQRFSAPSSSMGRGSSSGVPRSLIVFSVVSLLLFVVGVREGDAGILHGVRGVFQTLATPARVVGSVVASPVSGLGNVMGNLTADSESLSDLKAENEQLKAQVARLSEYEDEANTLTDLLQLRNQYNLDSTAARVIARSTDSWSSTITIDKGQASGIETGMPVTTSTGVIGQVCEVGPTTATVRLITDEGSGVSAKVQSSGAQGQLQGSADGTLRLTLIRTDQQIAPGDSIVTSGLGGVYPKGLPIGTVTNVTKSPGSMYYDVVVEPLTSVDSLSEVLVVTSLSSDQQATSDDAASANAQDRSTATTASTQAATTSEAATDAATDESDSSSAE, encoded by the coding sequence ATGGCTCAGCGCTTCTCTGCTCCCAGCTCATCCATGGGGCGCGGGTCCTCCTCGGGGGTCCCGCGCTCGCTCATAGTCTTCAGCGTCGTGTCGCTTCTGCTCTTCGTCGTCGGGGTCCGAGAGGGCGATGCCGGCATCCTGCACGGAGTCCGTGGCGTTTTTCAGACGCTCGCCACGCCTGCGCGCGTCGTAGGCTCCGTCGTTGCCTCTCCCGTCTCCGGGCTTGGCAACGTCATGGGCAACCTCACTGCCGACTCCGAGTCGCTCTCTGACCTCAAGGCCGAGAACGAGCAGCTCAAGGCCCAGGTGGCTCGGCTGTCGGAGTACGAGGACGAGGCAAACACCCTCACGGACCTGCTGCAGCTTCGCAACCAGTACAACCTCGACTCGACCGCGGCACGCGTCATCGCCCGCTCCACCGACTCCTGGAGCTCCACGATCACCATCGACAAGGGGCAGGCCTCGGGCATCGAGACGGGCATGCCGGTCACGACGTCCACGGGCGTCATCGGCCAGGTGTGCGAGGTTGGGCCCACTACCGCAACGGTGCGCCTCATCACGGACGAGGGCTCGGGTGTATCGGCCAAGGTCCAGTCGAGCGGCGCCCAGGGACAGCTCCAGGGCTCGGCCGACGGAACGCTGCGCCTTACTCTCATCAGGACCGACCAGCAGATCGCACCCGGTGACTCCATCGTCACGAGCGGCCTTGGCGGCGTCTATCCCAAGGGCCTTCCCATCGGCACGGTCACGAACGTCACCAAGTCGCCGGGCTCCATGTACTACGACGTCGTCGTCGAGCCGCTCACCTCGGTCGACTCTCTCTCCGAGGTCCTCGTCGTGACGTCTTTGTCAAGCGACCAGCAGGCCACCTCCGACGACGCTGCCAGCGCGAACGCCCAGGACAGGTCAACGGCCACGACCGCCTCAACGCAGGCGGCCACCACCTCGGAGGCTGCCACGGACGCGGCCACTGACGAGTCAGACAGCTCGAGCGCAGAGTAG
- the mreD gene encoding rod shape-determining protein MreD, which yields MIVNDTGKARRTSIALAVILGILQLSIVPNVGILGGRANLALVLVAAVCLGGETSKAPLVGFFSGLFYDLAGSGPIGLMALLLTLTGFALAAAGRSRVADDPTASIALFVPVALVVEVVYAIVLLVFGQAQSFVEVVFMRALPGAVLDCLALGITSVVLARVGGGSGGFGGKHSGGGLSLKGL from the coding sequence ATGATCGTCAACGACACGGGCAAGGCGCGCCGCACCTCCATCGCGCTCGCCGTCATCCTCGGCATTCTCCAGCTCTCCATCGTCCCCAACGTCGGTATCCTCGGGGGAAGGGCGAACCTTGCGCTCGTGCTCGTCGCTGCCGTCTGCCTGGGCGGGGAGACGTCCAAGGCTCCCCTCGTCGGGTTCTTCTCAGGCCTGTTCTATGACCTTGCCGGTTCGGGCCCTATCGGGCTCATGGCGCTTCTGCTCACGCTCACGGGCTTCGCGCTTGCCGCTGCTGGCAGGAGCCGCGTTGCCGACGACCCCACGGCGTCGATCGCCCTGTTCGTACCCGTGGCCCTTGTGGTCGAGGTCGTCTATGCCATCGTGCTGCTCGTGTTCGGGCAGGCTCAGTCCTTCGTCGAGGTCGTCTTCATGCGCGCCCTTCCCGGCGCCGTCCTCGACTGCCTCGCGCTGGGCATCACGAGCGTCGTGCTGGCGCGCGTGGGCGGCGGCTCCGGCGGGTTTGGCGGTAAGCACTCCGGCGGCGGCCTGTCGTTGAAGGGCCTGTAG